A stretch of Lathyrus oleraceus cultivar Zhongwan6 chromosome 6, CAAS_Psat_ZW6_1.0, whole genome shotgun sequence DNA encodes these proteins:
- the LOC127095692 gene encoding uncharacterized protein LOC127095692 yields the protein MAEYETCIYGIEATIKFRIKILEVFGDSVSIISYVRGDWETRDTNLISYKDHIVKLIRYFDEITFLYIPREDNKLADTLTNLSSIFKLKWKNEPPTIHIDHLDEPVHYLAIEVEFDNKPWFYDIKRYLEKQEYPEKASINDLKALRRFSYKFFLNGDVLYKGNYDSVLLRCVDRHEARTIIKSRHEGSEVVHAKGPVMAKKILRAGYYC from the coding sequence atggcagaatatgaaaCGTGTATCTACGGTATTGAAGCAACCATCAAATTTAGAATCAAGATTCTTGAAGTGTTTGGAGACTCTGTTTCAATAATCAGTTATGTCCGGGGAGATTGGGAAACTCGGGATACGAATTTGATTTCGTACAAAGATCACATTGTAAAACTGATTCGCTATTTTGATGAAATCACTTTTCTTTATATTCCGAGGGAAGATAATAAGTTAGCCGATACTCTAACTAATCTTTCATCCATTTTTAAACTCAAGTGGAAGAATGAACCACCTACCATCCATATTGACCACTTGGATGAACCAGTGCATTATCTAGCAATTGAGGTTGAATTTGACAACAAGCCTTGGTTCTATGATATTAAGAGATATCTGGAAAAACAAGAGTATCCCGAGAAAGCATCAATCAATGATTTGAAGGCTTTAAGAAGATTTTCTTATAAGTTTTTCTTGAATGGGGATGTTTTGTACAAGGGGAATTATGATTCCGTgttgctcagatgtgtggatagacacgaagcaagAACGATCATAAAGTCCAGACATGAGGGTTCTGAAGTTGTGCATGCGAAAGGGCCCGTTATGGCTAAAAAGATCCTTCGGGCTGGTTATTATTGTTAA